The Belonocnema kinseyi isolate 2016_QV_RU_SX_M_011 chromosome 10, B_treatae_v1, whole genome shotgun sequence genome has a window encoding:
- the LOC117182329 gene encoding malectin-A: MFTKETSTRMPALRWSCCLILLLLFIIGNLVPNVECLEVIYAINAGGDAHTDSFGIRYAKDPLSGKVGTGSDYGKQLLIGRANPGDQVLYQTERYHHSTFGYDVPITDDGEYVMILKFSEVYFNSPNMKVFDVVLNGDHTVVTDLDIFERVGRGIAHDEHVPFTVQKGKLYYNDEESDILGGKIRVEFIKGYRDNPKINAIAVIKGSLDDVPQLGPIPQEPEEYQGIQDDEEQSIVRSRHTSGPRTPDPYSIDDSSVMLPVFVAIGAFIPLLFCLCKL, encoded by the exons atgttcacCAAAGAAACTTCCACAAGGATGCCTGCATTACGCTGGAGCTGTTGTTTGATTTTattgttgttatttataattgGTAACCTCGTACCAAATGTTGAATGTCTGGAAGTAATTTATGCAATTAATGCTGGAGGAGATGCCCATACTGACAGTTTCGGCATCCGTTATGCCAAAGATCCACTTTCTGGAAAAGTCGGCACTGGTTCCGATTATGGGAAGCAACTTCTTATTGGAAGAGCAAATCCTGGAGATCAAGTTCTTTATCAAACCGAGCGGTATCATCACAGTACTTTTGGCTATGATGTTCCAATTACTGATGATGGAGAATATGTTATGATACTTAAATTCAGCgaagtttattttaattcaccGAATATGAAG GTCTTTGACGTTGTCCTGAATGGGGATCACACAGTCGTAACAGATTTGGATATATTTGAAAGAGTTGGTCGTGGAATCGCTCACGATGAACATGTCCCTTTCACTGTACAGaaaggaaaattatattacaaCGATGAAGAGTCCGACATACTGGGTGGAAAAATACGAGTTGAATTTATAAAG gggTACCGAGATAATCCAAAGATAAATGCAATTGCTGTGATTAAAGGAAGCCTTGACG acgTTCCTCAACTAGGGCCAATCCCTCAGGAGCCGGAAGAGTATCAAGGAATCCAGGATGATGAGGAACAATCCATTGTCCGCAGCAGACACACAAGTGGTCCTCGAACTCCAGATCCTTATTCCATAGACGATTCCTCAGTAATGTTACCTGTTTTTGTTGCGATAGGGGCATTCATCCCTCTCCTATTTTGTCTCTGTAAATTATAG